The Metabacillus schmidteae genome includes a region encoding these proteins:
- the brnQ gene encoding branched-chain amino acid transport system II carrier protein codes for MLKKNELIFISFMLFSMFFGAGNLIFPAFLGRSAGEDVWLSLAGFITTAVGLPILGVLAVAKAGSFHTLANRVHPFFAFLFPLLIYVSIGPGLAIPRAGSIAYEMGMKPFLPESLMNQPAMLAVYTVVFFAVTLWLSLQPSKLVDRFGKLLTPTLLIMIALIFVKSLVTPMGAFSEATGAYQDNSFFQGFMDGYLTMDALAALVFGIVVANTIRAKGVSDTKLVSKYMGFAGLGAGILLASIYTILGFLGASSAGLGEAENGAGVLTIVMNELFGSIGIILLGLLFTLACLCVCIGLIISCSQYFSSLFPKLSYKKWAVILAVLSLLVANLGLNQILSISVPILGAIYPIAVVLILLGLAGNLVSHSVYLVSTIFTAVFSVIETINTTFLNGMLNDVLGVIPLYEQGVGWILPAFVGVVIGFFMRKKSGQADFEEVAA; via the coding sequence ATGCTAAAGAAAAATGAACTTATTTTTATTAGTTTTATGCTTTTTTCGATGTTTTTCGGTGCGGGAAACCTTATATTTCCAGCATTTTTAGGTAGATCTGCAGGAGAAGATGTTTGGCTTTCTCTCGCGGGCTTTATTACAACTGCAGTAGGGTTGCCAATTCTTGGTGTTCTAGCTGTTGCCAAAGCAGGAAGTTTTCATACGCTTGCAAACAGAGTTCATCCATTTTTTGCCTTTTTATTTCCATTATTAATCTATGTTTCCATTGGACCTGGTTTAGCGATTCCAAGAGCTGGTTCGATTGCTTATGAAATGGGGATGAAGCCATTTTTACCAGAATCATTAATGAATCAGCCAGCCATGTTAGCTGTGTACACAGTTGTCTTTTTCGCTGTAACACTATGGTTAAGCTTACAACCCTCTAAACTAGTTGATCGGTTTGGAAAACTATTAACGCCAACCTTGTTAATCATGATAGCATTAATTTTTGTAAAAAGTCTTGTCACACCGATGGGTGCTTTTTCAGAAGCAACAGGTGCGTATCAAGATAATTCATTTTTCCAAGGATTTATGGATGGCTATTTAACAATGGATGCACTAGCTGCGTTAGTGTTTGGAATTGTTGTTGCGAATACCATTCGAGCAAAAGGTGTATCAGATACAAAGCTTGTCTCTAAATATATGGGCTTTGCGGGACTTGGTGCGGGAATATTACTTGCGTCCATTTATACGATACTAGGATTTTTAGGTGCCTCAAGTGCAGGTCTTGGTGAAGCTGAAAATGGTGCAGGTGTATTAACTATTGTAATGAATGAATTATTTGGCAGCATAGGCATTATCCTGCTTGGGTTACTGTTTACTCTTGCATGCTTATGCGTGTGTATCGGGCTTATCATTTCTTGTAGCCAATACTTTTCGTCTCTATTTCCTAAGCTGTCGTACAAAAAATGGGCAGTGATTCTTGCTGTACTAAGTTTATTGGTAGCAAACCTAGGTTTAAATCAGATTTTATCTATTTCTGTTCCAATTTTAGGAGCGATTTATCCAATCGCTGTTGTGTTGATTTTGCTGGGGCTTGCTGGAAACCTGGTGAGTCATTCTGTTTATTTGGTGTCAACGATTTTTACAGCTGTATTTAGTGTGATTGAAACGATTAATACGACGTTTTTAAATGGTATGTTAAATGATGTATTAGGGGTTATTCCTCTTTATGAACAGGGTGTAGGCTGGATTTTACCGGCTTTTGTGGGAGTTGTGATTGGTTTTTTTATGAGGAAAAAATCTGGTCAAGCTGACTTTGAAGAGGTTGCTGCTTAG
- a CDS encoding IS110 family RNA-guided transposase — MDVVIEKACGMDVHKDNITACIMTPEGKEIQTFSTKTVFLLQLVDWIKQHNCTHVAMESTSVYWKPIVNLLEAEDIEFLVVNAQHIKAVPGRKTDVKDAEWIAKLLRHGLLKASYIPDRNQRELRELVRYRRSIIEERARQHNRIQKVLEGANIKLGSVVSDVMGVSARDMLNAIADGEDDPEKLANFARRTMKKKKDELELALRGYINSHQRLMLKTILKHIDFLTEQIDMLDKEVAVRVSSHQEDVERLDSIPGIATRMAEQILSEIGTDVKKQFPSAAHMCSWAGLVPGQNESAGKRKSAKTKKGNKYLRSALTEAAHSVRRSKNYLGELYRRTASRKGRKRAGIVVAHAILRIAYYLLTRKEMYVDLGEDYFDKQREQSIVRHSLRRLESLGYTVTLQESEAS, encoded by the coding sequence ATGGATGTAGTCATTGAAAAAGCATGTGGTATGGATGTTCACAAGGACAATATTACTGCATGTATTATGACACCAGAAGGAAAGGAGATTCAAACGTTTTCTACTAAAACTGTATTTCTATTACAGTTGGTTGACTGGATTAAACAGCATAATTGTACCCATGTTGCTATGGAGAGCACGAGTGTTTACTGGAAACCAATTGTGAATTTACTAGAGGCTGAAGATATTGAGTTTTTGGTTGTCAATGCCCAACATATTAAGGCAGTTCCAGGACGTAAAACAGATGTCAAAGATGCAGAATGGATTGCAAAACTTCTTCGTCATGGACTTTTAAAAGCCAGTTACATTCCAGATCGGAACCAACGGGAACTCCGTGAACTGGTTCGGTATCGTCGGAGTATCATTGAAGAACGTGCTAGACAACATAATCGCATACAAAAGGTGTTAGAGGGTGCAAACATTAAGCTAGGCTCTGTGGTTTCAGATGTTATGGGTGTTTCAGCTCGGGATATGCTTAACGCTATTGCCGATGGTGAAGACGATCCTGAAAAACTAGCAAACTTCGCTCGACGTACAATGAAAAAGAAGAAAGATGAATTGGAGCTCGCACTTAGAGGATATATCAATTCGCACCAACGTCTTATGTTGAAAACCATTTTAAAGCATATTGATTTTTTGACTGAGCAAATCGATATGTTAGATAAAGAAGTAGCTGTAAGAGTAAGTTCACATCAGGAAGATGTCGAACGACTAGACTCTATTCCTGGTATAGCTACAAGAATGGCTGAACAAATATTATCAGAAATAGGGACTGATGTTAAGAAACAATTTCCAAGTGCAGCTCATATGTGTTCCTGGGCAGGCTTAGTTCCTGGACAAAATGAAAGTGCTGGAAAAAGGAAATCAGCCAAAACTAAAAAAGGAAATAAGTATTTAAGGTCAGCATTAACAGAAGCAGCTCATTCAGTAAGAAGATCTAAAAACTATCTCGGTGAACTGTATAGACGTACAGCTTCACGAAAAGGCAGGAAACGAGCAGGAATAGTTGTGGCTCATGCCATATTGAGAATAGCTTATTACCTCTTAACTCGTAAAGAAATGTATGTAGACTTAGGCGAAGACTACTTTGATAAGCAGAGAGAGCAATCCATTGTACGACATTCCCTGCGGAGACTCGAAAGTCTAGGCTACACAGTTACATTACAAGAATCTGAAGCATCTTAA
- a CDS encoding SEC-C metal-binding domain-containing protein, whose translation MKVEARRNDPCICGSGKKYKKCCMKKSSVIQLHEVKEERFYQQKHMLTLKIKDFVYKKIPVGQQYKLHSEFKRRTEHSLSNKIENQFFDFWLVFFYRYENGLRGIEWFLSDQGKRLSQDEYEMAQNWKSLTPKLLQAVDQDEKSVMFKDMLTNETFPLAKIEENLSGSVAPWSGTFGLIEPFDSFYYFNGVRGIHAPDKLENAIQIVTKLQNEKQLTPEQILMEYYPEVLAAFNTDKNRESTETRNITQYINKYEIVNQQALFDVLQSQQQFLIDKWENQMKVSNWVNSWYQYTDNALTEPIQIGNVIGTLTIEDNALTYITLEEESINELHHILNADIITLSDQQQKTIEVPKTVEMKNTVASLPEGAPQYMLLYANHDVRLDLDIKIPHLNDKSVHDLINEGQIDRVEAYLQQRENNLYTQAQREFGQIEITADFNSVRKELGLPLSPFVTGGAERITTINEFNSATEEKSLVKEEDIPVYELLGFTPATVNTFYSEDLVTFFKEKTDGKSDLTLRKYRNCLFDLREILEGHAVESWDACDENVWKHVCLKDLPSLYDPMSKTVVKDFMSTIKALAKWLVKEGKAATISKAVSNVAKDAEEQLVEYVEGQKVK comes from the coding sequence ATGAAAGTGGAAGCAAGACGTAATGACCCGTGTATATGCGGAAGCGGGAAAAAATATAAAAAATGCTGTATGAAGAAATCAAGCGTGATTCAGCTGCATGAAGTAAAAGAAGAACGTTTTTATCAACAAAAGCATATGCTTACGTTGAAAATAAAGGACTTCGTATATAAAAAAATCCCAGTAGGTCAGCAATACAAATTACATAGTGAATTTAAAAGAAGAACAGAGCACTCTTTATCTAATAAAATTGAAAACCAATTTTTTGATTTTTGGCTTGTTTTTTTCTATCGCTATGAAAATGGATTGCGCGGTATTGAATGGTTTTTGTCAGACCAGGGAAAACGTCTTTCACAAGATGAATACGAAATGGCCCAAAACTGGAAGTCTTTAACTCCAAAACTGTTACAAGCAGTTGACCAGGATGAAAAGAGCGTAATGTTTAAGGATATGCTTACAAATGAAACATTTCCTTTAGCAAAAATAGAAGAAAATCTCTCTGGCTCTGTTGCACCGTGGAGCGGCACATTCGGGCTCATTGAACCATTTGACTCTTTCTACTATTTTAATGGAGTCAGAGGCATCCATGCTCCAGATAAGCTCGAAAATGCTATTCAAATTGTAACCAAGCTCCAAAACGAGAAACAACTCACTCCAGAACAGATTTTGATGGAGTATTATCCTGAGGTACTTGCAGCCTTTAATACGGATAAAAATCGAGAAAGTACTGAAACAAGAAACATCACGCAATATATTAATAAATATGAAATTGTTAATCAGCAGGCACTGTTTGATGTGCTTCAATCCCAGCAGCAATTTTTAATTGATAAATGGGAAAATCAAATGAAGGTAAGCAATTGGGTGAACTCATGGTATCAATATACTGACAATGCCCTTACAGAACCTATTCAAATAGGAAATGTAATTGGAACACTCACAATAGAAGATAATGCTTTAACATATATCACACTTGAAGAAGAGTCTATAAATGAACTTCATCATATATTGAATGCTGATATCATCACATTGTCAGATCAGCAACAGAAAACAATCGAGGTTCCAAAGACCGTTGAGATGAAAAACACGGTAGCTTCCTTACCAGAGGGCGCACCACAATACATGCTGCTTTACGCCAACCATGATGTTCGTCTGGATTTGGATATTAAAATTCCTCATTTAAATGACAAATCAGTGCATGACCTTATCAATGAAGGGCAAATAGATAGAGTTGAAGCCTATTTGCAGCAGAGAGAAAATAATTTATATACACAAGCACAACGCGAATTCGGACAAATCGAGATCACAGCTGATTTCAACAGTGTTCGTAAAGAACTCGGCCTTCCACTTTCACCATTTGTTACGGGTGGAGCTGAGCGTATAACAACGATCAATGAATTTAACTCTGCAACTGAGGAAAAATCACTTGTAAAAGAAGAAGACATACCTGTCTATGAATTATTAGGATTTACTCCTGCAACAGTGAATACCTTTTATTCAGAAGACCTAGTAACCTTCTTCAAAGAAAAAACAGACGGAAAATCAGATCTTACTCTAAGAAAATATCGAAATTGCTTATTTGATTTAAGAGAAATTTTAGAAGGACATGCTGTTGAAAGCTGGGATGCATGTGACGAGAATGTTTGGAAGCACGTATGCTTAAAAGACCTCCCTTCCCTTTATGATCCGATGAGCAAGACCGTTGTGAAAGATTTTATGAGTACAATTAAGGCTCTAGCGAAATGGCTTGTGAAAGAAGGAAAAGCTGCTACTATTTCAAAAGCAGTAAGTAATGTTGCTAAAGATGCTGAGGAGCAATTAGTAGAGTATGTAGAAGGACAAAAAGTAAAGTAA